A single Glycine soja cultivar W05 chromosome 14, ASM419377v2, whole genome shotgun sequence DNA region contains:
- the LOC114383683 gene encoding protein RESPONSE TO LOW SULFUR 3-like produces MIMGIGDKKKKTNTRECETTSSLELQLKKRNEELEEELSQSKEREEHVRRQLRAALDRLTVAEEAEERLCAQLGDLEAEALQQAREYHARIVSLVDQLSQAHSLLLNTPIPLHARS; encoded by the coding sequence ATGATCATGGGAATCggtgataagaagaagaagacgaatacGAGGGAGTGTGAAACGACGTCGTCGTTGGAGTTGCAGCTTAAGAAGCGGAACGAGGAGTTGGAGGAGGAGCTGAGCCAGAGCAAGGAGAGGGAGGAGCACGTGAGGCGCCAACTCCGCGCCGCACTGGACCGCCTCACCGTGGCGGAGGAAGCGGAGGAGCGCCTCTGCGCCCAGCTCGGCGACCTCGAAGCCGAGGCGCTGCAGCAGGCGCGTGAGTACCACGCTCGCATCGTTTCGCTCGTCGACCAGCTTTCTCAAGCGCACTCTCTCCTCCTCAACACCCCCATTCCCCTTCATGCTCGCTCTTAA